In the Bartonella apihabitans genome, ACTCCCCTTTATGGGGAGAAATTGATGCTTTGGCGCAAATTCATGCCCGCAATTTACCGTCATATATTTCATTACACCGCACACTCATTCCGGAAGGCGACCACGATAACCTTTATAAAGCGATTTTAACGCCTCCTTTCCAGCGCAATGCACTGATTATAGCAGCCGGATCGGATGAAGCTGCAATCCCTGCACTTCGTGAAGTGGCGAAACGTGGCGAGCAAATTGTCACGATTGTCAATGACGTACCGATTGATGTCGACCATCTTTATGGTGGCGTTGACAATTTTGTTCAGGGTGAAACGGCCGGACAATTAATGAATGGATTATTGCGCAATGATGGAGAGATTCTTGTTATTCAAGGTTCAATCAAACGGCGTGAACATCGCGATCGTGTTGTCGGCTTTATGAAAATAATCAATCAACACTGTCCGGTCATCATTCAAGAAACCACTGAAGATGACGATATGACCAACGCGATTGTGCTCCAGACATTAAAAAAACATCATATCGTCGGAATATATTCAACAGTCCATGCACCGGACGCTATCGGCGATATTTTGAAAAAAATGCCCGACCGGCCAAAGTGGATCAGCCATGAATTGAGTGATCAGCACAAATTGCTTCTTCAACAAGACGTGATTGACTTCGTTCTTGATCAGGATGTCGACACACAAGTCGCATGGGCAATAGCCAATGCAGCAGCCCCGATTCTGGCGGGAAATCACGGTACTCATCTGAAACAGCCAGAATTTAAAATTTTTTGCAAAACAAATATCTGAAAAGGCAAGGTTTTAATTGCCTCAATTGCGTCATTTTAGTAGCGCCTCACGCCTTGCCGCTTTGCTATTGTCAGACTAGACAAAATTAGAGACAAAATGTCGCAGGTTAAACCGGAAATGAGAATTT is a window encoding:
- a CDS encoding LacI family DNA-binding transcriptional regulator, with the translated sequence MSAIAYSRLRKAGIKRVNTSDIARLTGMSRSTVDRVLNERGSVSETTRKKIIAAARELGMKRVLPDLWHGTYRIELIIPKNGPRNHSPLWGEIDALAQIHARNLPSYISLHRTLIPEGDHDNLYKAILTPPFQRNALIIAAGSDEAAIPALREVAKRGEQIVTIVNDVPIDVDHLYGGVDNFVQGETAGQLMNGLLRNDGEILVIQGSIKRREHRDRVVGFMKIINQHCPVIIQETTEDDDMTNAIVLQTLKKHHIVGIYSTVHAPDAIGDILKKMPDRPKWISHELSDQHKLLLQQDVIDFVLDQDVDTQVAWAIANAAAPILAGNHGTHLKQPEFKIFCKTNI